Genomic DNA from uncultured Methanospirillum sp.:
AGGATCTTCTCTTTTAATGAGAGAGATTTCAGGACCTCAAGATCGATATCCATACCTGATCTATTCGCGTAGAGAAATTATAACCTCATATGTACCAGAGATACAGATCCTGATTCCTGAAGCCTACATGAACCGCTTCGCTGTTCACACCCGAAACCATGAAAATATAATCGGTTGATCTAGTACCGTGGGTAGCAAAACTGTCTACTTTCCGAAACGGAGATCTCGTCACGGAGATCGCATCGTGCGATGACGCTTGAAGACCCACGTTTCCCTCTGTTCAAATCAATCACCATCTTTCATGATAGTTTTTGACTCGCCGAACACAGGGGATATGCAAGACATTATCTGAATTCAAGCAGGGATTTGTAGGTATTCGTCCCATACGGTTCAGATTTTGAAAATCACTGACTCACATATATCGATAATTATATTACTCTTCAAATAGTACGAAGAACTACGGTATGGTGGATCGTTCTGCCGCGTTAGGGAGATAAATGGGGAAATATGACGGTTAATTCTTATTTTGAATATTCGACACGACGCTTGTGTATGCTTCTCATCGGGCTGGTCTGCATCGGTCTTCTGATTGTGAATGTATCAGCGATACCAGGGCCGGCACCAGATGTACCGGCTGGGATATTTCATGCATCATCTGACACCCAATCAGGAAATAATACAACCACGATGCTTCAGCTACCGGTGAAATCCCAGAGTCCTGCAGTTTCTGCACAGGATGTCACAACGAAAGGCACGTCAGGAACCGCTGCCGTACTGGCAGTTCAGGATACTCCGGAAACCAACATAACCTGGCAGAAATGTTTTGGAGGGAGTGGTGGGGAGGCTGCAATCTCACTTGCCAGGACTACAGATGGGGGATATATCTTTTGCGGATATACAAACTCCACAGACGGGAATGTTACCGGAAATCATGGAAATTACGACTACTGGGTCGTTAAGTTCGATGCAAAAGGAGCCATTGAATGGCAGAGGAGTCTTGGTGGATCAGATATCGATATCGGTATGACGGTGAACCAGACCGCAGATAACGGATATCTTATCACCGGGTATTCGTACTCCACCGATGGAAATGTGACCGGAAACCATGGTGCTGATGACGTATGGGCTTTGAAACTCTCATCCAATGGCACATCAGAATGGTCCACCAGTCTTGGAGGAAGCAAACACGACTGGGCCTATTCAGGAATCCAGACTGCAGATGGCGGATTTTTTATCGGGGGAGGAGCCGGATCCAATGACGGGAACGTTTCAGGGAACCACGGGGACTATGATGTCTGGGTTGAGAAGCTAACCGGTAACGGAACACTTGAGTGGCAGAAGTGTCTGGGAGGCAGTTCTGAGGACCGGGCAACTTCTGTCGTGGCAGCTCCGGAAGGGGGATATCTGGCTGCAGGGGTGTCCGAATCCACTGATGGGGACGTAACCGGAAACCATGGAGACTATGATGCCTGGATAGTAGGTCTGAACACAACCGGCGGGCTAGAGTGGCAGACGTGTCTGGGTGGTAGCGGGGATGATGGCGCAACCTCCATCATCAGCACTAAAGATGGCGGGTACCTGATTGGAGGATACACAAACTCCACAGACGGGAACGTTTCTGGAAACCATGGGTACTACGATGCCTGGATCGTTAAACTGGATGCACAAGGCAATCTAACATGGCAGAAGTGCCTCGGTGGTACCGGGGATGACGGAGCAGAATCAGTAACCCAGGATTCTGACGGCGGGTACCTTATTGCAGGGTATACCAACTCTGATGAAGGCGATGTTTCAGGGAATCATGGAGATTATGATGCCTGGACCCTCAAACTGGATGCAGAAGGCAATCTGAAATGGCAGAAGTGCCTCGGTGGTACCGGGGATGACAATGCATGGTCACTTGTACAGGTCGCCAGTGAGAGGTACATGGTTGCCGGATACGCAGCTTCCAATGATGGTGATGTTTCAGGGAACCAAGGTAATTATGATGTCTGGGTTGTAGATATCACCCGACCTGACTCTGAAAAGCCGACACCGACGGTTGACATGGAAACCCTCCTCTCACAGCCGGGACCCAACGGAGGAACCAGCATGCTAGGTTCTGTTGACAACTGGTCACTGAACGCCGTAACAACAGAAAACGGCCCAACAGAAAATGAAGGCTCTTCAGATGCATTGAAGGTCTCGTTTACTCCCGATGAGACGAAGGGCTCAGCTCCCCTGACTGTCGCATTCACCAGTGCATGTCAGGGAGATCCGACATCGTATTACTGGAATTTTGGAGATGGGACAACATCCGGGGAGAAAGACCCGGTCCATACCTATACCGTTCCGGAGACATACTCGGTTACACTCAAGATCATGAATGAAACATCCGGAGCAATCGGAGTCCTTCCGGATTCAATCACCGTTACTGATGGCAGGATATTTGCAAAGAAGTATCAGGCACCCGGCACGGTATAATAAAGAATGAAAGTGAAGAGCATTTTCATTCGAATGGTATAATGAGAAATATTACCCTCTTTTTTGTTAACCTGCCTTGTAAGATAGAGAGAAGGGCTAATAACCAGCATCTCTGATTGGGGGGAGATCCGGAAGGCAACTATTTGGAAATTCCGAATCGTTCAAAGTACAGGATAACAGAGGCTTCAAGGAGTGTTGCTATAAGCAACTCTTATCAAATATCGCGATCTCCAAGAAGTCAGAGAATTATCTAGTATAATTTGAAAGGATAATCACTTGAATTCCGGATAGCGAGGCTAATCGCTTATCATTTGTAATAAATGACGAACATTGATGCAATCTGGCTGTTGCCGCATGGATAGCATCAGGAAGGTGGATTGATGGTGATCCAGCACGATTTTTTGCCGCTTCAATAAGAATATCACGGGATATTGGAATTACATCGATAGAATCGGATGATTGAATTGTCGATTGGTAGACATATTCCAGTTCAGCATTATGATCTATGAGAGGTTTGACTAGGACCTCTGCCAAGGTCAATTCACTTGTCACTGCCTTGTATTTCCCGGAATCTATTGAAGAAAATAAGGATTGAATGAGTTCTAGGTATTCTGGAAATGCTTCAAGAGCATAAATAAAAATATTGGTATCGAGATAAATCCGATCTCCGAGAATCGAATCAGTTATTCCCATGAACTCCGCTCATTTGTGATGAATGTGTCAGCTTCATCAGGACTTGAAAAACTCCCTTTCCCAGTGCCAATAATGGAGGATAATGAACCCCTTTTCACCGGTTCTGATGACTCAAGTATGATAACTTCCGCAACAGTTCCTTTTTTGAACTCAGGGACAGATACGGTGATTGAACCATCATCCTGAACTGTTACAAGTTTTCTAATGGCATGAACCATATTACATTACAACTCTGTATTGATGAGGTAATTACTCCCATTAATTCTTTCCTATCACATTTTATTCTCTTCAAATCAACTCATAACGACGAAATAGCCCTGCCGGGAACACATAATTACTTTGCTTTGGATGTGACCCCCAAATGTTTATCATTCTGTATGAGTGTATAGAAACTCATCGTTGGTTGGACAGCCTGGAGGGAAATCATGACGGTGCACCCATACTCCCAATTCTGCAAGAACCTCTGTTCTTGTGATATCTGCCGAACATTAGGGGTTATTATCCTGATAATACTGATAACCTGTCTCCCGGTTTCGGGATACATCATTCCGGATGATATCCAGAGCAGATTAAAAACTGCATTTCCTACTGCAGCAGAGGCTACGTCAGGATTGGATTTTTCACAGGATCCAAAGATTTCTCACGAAGATTCCCAGGACAACTACTATTATGTCACGTATTCCTGGAAAGGATACAGTAAATTTACCTGTCCGGCAAATATGAAAGACGGGCGAATAGATAAAAATCCAAAAGACTTTTTTTCTGCAGATATCTCTCTCTTTTATATTGATAATGCGGCATCAGCACTTACCCTCACATCAGCAGAAGTTTTTCGAGACTGGATTAAAGGAAGGGTTGAACCCTATACCGACTATCAGGGCCTTCCTGGCGGCGTAATCCATGAAAAGGAGCGGGATACAGAATTTTATCATGATAGTGATGACTGGATAGCCTTCTGGTAT
This window encodes:
- a CDS encoding PKD domain-containing protein, which produces MTVNSYFEYSTRRLCMLLIGLVCIGLLIVNVSAIPGPAPDVPAGIFHASSDTQSGNNTTTMLQLPVKSQSPAVSAQDVTTKGTSGTAAVLAVQDTPETNITWQKCFGGSGGEAAISLARTTDGGYIFCGYTNSTDGNVTGNHGNYDYWVVKFDAKGAIEWQRSLGGSDIDIGMTVNQTADNGYLITGYSYSTDGNVTGNHGADDVWALKLSSNGTSEWSTSLGGSKHDWAYSGIQTADGGFFIGGGAGSNDGNVSGNHGDYDVWVEKLTGNGTLEWQKCLGGSSEDRATSVVAAPEGGYLAAGVSESTDGDVTGNHGDYDAWIVGLNTTGGLEWQTCLGGSGDDGATSIISTKDGGYLIGGYTNSTDGNVSGNHGYYDAWIVKLDAQGNLTWQKCLGGTGDDGAESVTQDSDGGYLIAGYTNSDEGDVSGNHGDYDAWTLKLDAEGNLKWQKCLGGTGDDNAWSLVQVASERYMVAGYAASNDGDVSGNQGNYDVWVVDITRPDSEKPTPTVDMETLLSQPGPNGGTSMLGSVDNWSLNAVTTENGPTENEGSSDALKVSFTPDETKGSAPLTVAFTSACQGDPTSYYWNFGDGTTSGEKDPVHTYTVPETYSVTLKIMNETSGAIGVLPDSITVTDGRIFAKKYQAPGTV
- a CDS encoding type II toxin-antitoxin system VapC family toxin, translated to MGITDSILGDRIYLDTNIFIYALEAFPEYLELIQSLFSSIDSGKYKAVTSELTLAEVLVKPLIDHNAELEYVYQSTIQSSDSIDVIPISRDILIEAAKNRAGSPSIHLPDAIHAATARLHQCSSFITNDKRLASLSGIQVIILSNYTR